Part of the Cystobacter ferrugineus genome, GGATGGCCATGGGGGAGGGCCGCCCGCCTGGAGTCTGGGCTCAGGGGGGAGCGCTGGCCGCCTGGGTCTTGGTGTGAGCGTCCGTGGGAGCGCCGGGTCTGGGCGCACCTCCGGTCTTCTCCCAGAGGAAGAGGGGGCTGTCGCCGGGCTCGCGCGCGTCGAGGCCCTGCTGGGCACGGCCCATGCGCTGGCGCAGGTCCGCGAGCGACACCGTCAGCACCAGGCCCAGCAGGACGACGAAGCCCACCGCGTGCACCAGCGTCTCCACGCGCGCGGGCACCTTGCGGCCGCTCACCGACTCGATGAGCACGAACACGATGCGTCCGCCGTCCAACGAGGGCAGGGGCAGCAGGTGGAAGAAGGCGAGGGCCATGGACAGGTTCACCATCACCCGCAGGAAGGCGCCCAGGCCGCTGCCCGCCGCCCCCGAGGACTGCTTCACCACGCCCAGCGGGTTGGCCAGGGCCATGCCTTGCGTGCCCCGCAGCAGCCGGTCCACCATCCGCGCGCCCTCGAGCACGAGGTTGCCCGTGTGCGCCAGCGCCTGCAGCAGCGCCTGGCCGGGCGCGTGCGCGCGGTACACGTACTGCTGACTCACGCCAATGCGCCCCACGCCCCGCTCATCCAGCCGGGGCCGCACCACCACCTCGCGCTCCTCGCCCTGCCGCTCGACGCCCAGGCGCAGCTCGCGTCCGGGCCGCCGCGCGATGAGCTCCACGAAACCACTCCAGCTCTCCAGCGGCTCGCCATCCACGCTCACCAGCCGGTCGCCGGGCAGCAGTTGGGCGCGTGCCGCCTCGGAGCCGGGGGTGATGGTGCCCACCGTGAGCGGCACCACGACGTGCGTGCCGGTGGTGTAGAGCGCGAAGAGGACACCGAGCGCGAAGAGCGCGTTGGCCAGCGGTCCCCCGAGCAGCACCAGCAGCCGCTTCCAGGGGCGCTGCGCCGGGAAGCTCGTGGGATCCGTCGGCTCCAGGCCCGGCGCGTGGGGGTTCATCCCATGGATGCGCACGGAGCCGCCCAGGGGCACCGCGCCCAGCGCGTAGTCCGTCCCCCGCCACCGCCAGGAGAGCACGGGCGGACCGAAGCCGAGCGTGTACCGCTCCACCCGCAGGCCCAGCAGCCGGGCGGCCACGAGGTGACCCAGTTCATGCAGCGCCACGAGCAGGCCGAGCGCGAGGAGCAGGGGAAGGTAGTGCATCCGGGGGCTCGGGGCTCAGAGCTTGCGGCGCTGGCCGGTGCGCTTGTAGGTCAGGTAGTCGGCGAGGATGGTGCCGTGGTCGAAGCACAGCTCGCGAGGCAGGGCGTCCAGCGGGAAGGCCCTCGCCTCGGCGGCGTCGTCCGCGCCCTGGGGCTCGCCCTGGGCCCGGCCGATGAAGACGGTGGACAGGGTGTGCCGGCGGGGATCCCGGCTCGGATCCGAGTAGGTGAAGAACTGCTCCACCAGCGCCACGTCCAGGCCCGTCTCCTCCTTCACCTCGCGCACCGCCGCCACGTCCAGGCGCTCGCCCTCGTCCACGAAGCCGCCGGGCAGGGCCCAGCCCAGGGGCGGGTTCTTGCGGCGGATGAGCACGACGCGCTCGCCGGACAACTCGATGATGCAGTCCACGGTGGGCACGGGGTTCTTGTACGAGGCCATGGGCGACATTCTAGCCGCTGGTCTCCCCATTGCACCGCGCATGTGGGCGCGCGCTGCGTTAGCCTGCCCTCCGTGTCCGCGCTCCCCCTGCTTCGCTGGTTCTTCCCGTGCACCCTGGCCGTCTGGCTGGGGGCTGGCTGTACCCGTGCCAACCTCCAGGACGACGGGCGCTACGAATTCACCACCGAGGAGCTCATCCGGGATGACTGTGGCCTGCTCTCCTCGGAAGAGTCGCTCTGGGACGGCGAGCTGCGCATCAACGGCAATGTCGTGCGCATGAACTCGGACTGGAGGGGCCTGCAGCTCATCGGCTTCGTGCTTCCCCGCGGCGAGTCCAGCGATGACGCCTTCGTGATCGATGGCAGCGAGTCCAACGCGAGCCTCTCTCTGAGGAATCGCCAGTGCCTCGT contains:
- a CDS encoding NUDIX domain-containing protein, with the translated sequence MASYKNPVPTVDCIIELSGERVVLIRRKNPPLGWALPGGFVDEGERLDVAAVREVKEETGLDVALVEQFFTYSDPSRDPRRHTLSTVFIGRAQGEPQGADDAAEARAFPLDALPRELCFDHGTILADYLTYKRTGQRRKL
- a CDS encoding M50 family metallopeptidase, with protein sequence MHYLPLLLALGLLVALHELGHLVAARLLGLRVERYTLGFGPPVLSWRWRGTDYALGAVPLGGSVRIHGMNPHAPGLEPTDPTSFPAQRPWKRLLVLLGGPLANALFALGVLFALYTTGTHVVVPLTVGTITPGSEAARAQLLPGDRLVSVDGEPLESWSGFVELIARRPGRELRLGVERQGEEREVVVRPRLDERGVGRIGVSQQYVYRAHAPGQALLQALAHTGNLVLEGARMVDRLLRGTQGMALANPLGVVKQSSGAAGSGLGAFLRVMVNLSMALAFFHLLPLPSLDGGRIVFVLIESVSGRKVPARVETLVHAVGFVVLLGLVLTVSLADLRQRMGRAQQGLDAREPGDSPLFLWEKTGGAPRPGAPTDAHTKTQAASAPP